The Haloplasma contractile SSD-17B DNA segment GTTCTTCCCTTGTTTAAATTTTTCTATATTCTTTATTGTATCTTCTTCAAATTTATAAGTCTTAATCTTATTCATAATCTATCACCCCCATAATAGTAGTTATAACTCTGTATACTTATCTTTCTTACCATATGCTTTTTCCACAGGGTATTTCTCTTTGTTCTTCTTAAGCTTATTTTTTATTGCATTTTCAATATCTACGTCAACAGCGTCTGCAAATAATATACAATACATTAGTACATCTGCTAGTTCATCAGAAATGTTTTCTTTGTTCTTAACTACTGCTTCTTCTGTAGAAGTCCATTGAAAATTCTCAAGTAATTCAGATGCCTCTAAATTTAATGATATAGCCAGATCTTTAGCATTGTGATATTGCTTCCAATTACGTTCATCTCTAAATTTTAATACTTCCTTAATTAATTCTTTGTTCATGTAGATCAACTTCCTTTTATTATAAATTTATTTACATTATAGCAAAAAAAGCGCCAAAAATCATCAACGCTTTAATTTATTATGTTATCAAGTACATGTTATAAGAGTTTAGTTATGGTGGCGCTGGCGGGAGAAGGGTTCTATGCACAATAAAGATAGTTATTTTATTAACTTCTTATAGACAGAATTTTTAAGTTGATCTATAAATTAATCATTATTTTTTTATAAAAATTCTTAGTTATGATCCACTGTTGCAACCCCTATAACTTTTATATCGCATTTTTATTTATAGGTTCTTTTTTTTCAATCTCTTAAATCAATTCCACATAATAACTTTTTATTAAGTTTCTTAAGAAAGTATTCTTTATACATACCTTTTCTTAAATTTAAAATTTTAAAACAATTGAATACCGCCTAACAGAAGAAGAAGGTTTATGCCCTAATGGTCATGGACCAATTAAAGAGATTAGTACTGAGGTAACGAAGGAACTTATTGTAATCCCTCAACAAATTAAAATGGTTGAACATGTGCGTTACGTATATGGTTGTGAACCTTGTGAAAATGAAAATACTAGCACACCAATCATTACTGCAACACTATGCCTAACTGCGTAATCCCTGGTAGTTTAGCAGCTTCATCTTTAATCGCATTTATCATGAATAAGAAATATACGAATGGGATGCCTCTATATCGTATTGAACAAGAATCTATTGGTGGAGCCCCTCACTCCGAACTTGCATCCATTTTAGTCAATCATGTTGTTACTCCACCTCAATTCAGCTAAACCAATACCAGCTACAAATGTCATCTTTCCATTTTTACGAGCAATTAGTAATATAACTTCATTAAATCTACGTAACCCTGAATCAGTCATTTTAAATCCATAGGCTGTTTGTAGTATTGCTTATTCCCACAACTCTAAAATGAAAGGTTGCCCATTAAATGGTGACTTTGTATGTTTACAGAACGTTTCAATGAAATCAATTCTTAAATTTCCTGGTTTTTCATCAAAATAGTATAATGGATTATGTAGGTCTTCTATAAGTTGATCTAATTCTGTTTTGAGTTCTTCTCCTACCATGATGTTTCCATTTTCTATTTCTTTGTAATATTAAATTAAATTATTCATTCATTTGCTCTCTTAAAAAATTTATCAAAAGCATCACCTCCATCATCAACTTGTTTGCCAAGAATGCTATTTAATGTTTTGATTGCTGTTCCATATGAGTTAACAAGTTTTGTATAATATTTTGCTGCTTCGGTTTGTCGTTGTGCATCTTTGTTAGAGGTTTGAACAGCACCATACTTTCTTATTTGCTCTTGTAACTTATCAAGTTCCACATTCAAAAATGCAGCTTGATAAATTAGATTATCTACTAACTCTGTCTTTGATTCATCGACAAAAGAAAAAAGCGACTTGAGTCGCTTGTATTCTTTATTAATCATATATTGAAAATCTCTTTTCCGTTTATCAAAAAATCTACCTCGTGTTTTTTAATTGCCCACCCGTACGGTACACTGGATTATGGTATTGTATTGATTACTATTGGGGTGGATTACAATTTCACTTTTAATACATCCATAAATGTTTTTAGAAAATTTAAATTACCATTCAATGTCCTAATATTTGTTGTTGTATTACCTTTAAACTCAGTTGGATTAGAGTAATAAGCATATCTGTATTCAACATATGCTTCGTTAAAAGGATCTAACAACTGAATGAACTTGGATCTGTCTTTCTTGCTTACGTTAGTAATACTACTACTATAGAAATTGTTTAAAGTATCTCTAATTATTTCATTTCGGACTTTTTTATCTAATTTATCTAAGAGAACTTTTAACTTATGCGTTTTTTGGCTTTTTATTGCATTTGATAACAAATGATTTTGAATTATTGACTCACAACAAAAACACGCATTAACTACAAATGGTGTTACGTATGTAAAATCAACAGGATTTGTAATAGTTTCATTTTCGTGTTTGATTAAAATATCATTGGTAACATTATAAAATCCCTCAATTTCTTGTTGAAGCACCATGTTGTGTTGTGGTATTATTTCTTTTTCAGGTTCTTTAACTATACCAAGTTTTCTAATCTTCTTACCACATTTTACTATAGTATCACCAAACCAAAAGATAACTTTTTTCATTGTCTCACCATCCCTAGATTAATAAATGCTTTTAGTATCTTGTCTTTATGTCTTTCAGGACAAAGATTAGTTCTAACATTATCGTCATAGCAATTTGGTGCTTTACTAGGATTAAGTCTACATTGTTCTTTCATATCAGCTATCCAATAATCTTTATTAGTTAAATCATATTGTTCTTTTACATATATTCTAATTTGCTTGTATGTAGCCATTTACATCACCCTTTCAGTGAATATTATACCACGAAAGGTAATCTAAATCTGTAATATATTTCCATATTTATCAAATCGATGTAATTTCATGAAACGCTTATGTTCTGCATTATGACATTTCTTACACAAAAACTCCATATCTTCTAAATCACCACTTTTAATATGAAATTCTTTTTTTATTTCATCTAAATTTTTATATTGCATAATATCCCATCCCTATCTACGTAATAATAAAGATTATAATATAATTAATAAATGATATCATTTATTAATTATCCATATCTGTTCTTTCTGTAGGACTAACACTATTAGTATCACTTGTCTCAAACTCATATATTTTTTTGATTTTTTCATTTACTTTAGTTTTTTCTCTGTTTTCCAGCTTATAATCCACCAGTATACTTTCATATTTTACTTGTTCTTCCAAATATTCTTCATTCATATGCTCTTGTTCTTCAGCCTGTCTTTCAATATATTCTCTGCTACTTACCATTTTATTATAGTTATAATTTTCTTGTTCATCACTGCTTTTATAAATTCTATGCTTCTCAACGTTATATAAGTAACCATTTATTAATATACCTTCACTATACTCACCTTCTGATATTAGTTCATCATTATAATACATCCTACCTTTACCATTAAGTTTCCCATCTACAAAATTTCCTTCATAAATAAACTTGTCTCTATCAAAATAAAAAGTATAGTTTGGTAATAATAACTTCTTTTTCCTGTATAATCTACTATATATTTGATTATTATCTATACTATATTTATCATATCCCTTTATATATCCTTCCTTATCATATTTACAATCTCTTATGATTTTATTATCTATACTTGCTTTCTGCTCAATTATTTTATTATTTTTATAACAAGATGTTATGAAAATATTGTTAACAGTCGTCTCAGTAATCTTTAACTCATAAATCCTATTGATATCCATACTATAATATAATCTATCATCTTTCTTAGTCATTTTATTGCTATTTACTGGTTTAATTTTTTTGCAGTTAATTATATCTTTCAGTATTAAATACATTAATTTTATTCTGACATCAGCCATTAAGACTGGGTTATCACCGTTTGAAAAATATTCAATATTATTTATTTCAATATATTTTATAAAATCATTAATAATTTGTTTAGCAGTAAATCTCATCTCATTATTTTGAATTTTTTCTATTTTTGTATATAATTCAAATAACGACTGAATACTTTCTTTTGGAATTACTCCACTAAATTTTGATATATTATTTCTCCAATTCTTCGAAACGTGAAACTTTCTATAAAAATTGTCACTATTTTTAGTTTGTTTATTATTTGTATATTTTAAGAAAGGAAGTAACTCATTATAAATATGTTCTATTTCATATATCAATACGAATGCATATTCTCTCATTTCATAAAAATAGTCATTATTTCTCTTCCTGAAGTTATCATAATTTACTTTAACAATAAATAACGATAATATAGAAGTTAAAATTACTGACAAATAATTTAAAGCGAATCTAAGATTATCTAACTTGTCTAATTTAAATATATATTTTATTTCTTCATAATGAAATATAAATAAAATTAATGGACTTAGCACAATCACTAATATCATATTCACAATCAGCCATGTAATTTTTGATGAATATATTTTCATACGCTCACTCCTCTAGGGGTATAGTTCTTGTGAAACTTAAATGTAATAAAATAATCTATAATGCATA contains these protein-coding regions:
- a CDS encoding HNH endonuclease, producing the protein MQYKNLDEIKKEFHIKSGDLEDMEFLCKKCHNAEHKRFMKLHRFDKYGNILQI
- a CDS encoding MORN repeat-containing protein, producing MKIYSSKITWLIVNMILVIVLSPLILFIFHYEEIKYIFKLDKLDNLRFALNYLSVILTSILSLFIVKVNYDNFRKRNNDYFYEMREYAFVLIYEIEHIYNELLPFLKYTNNKQTKNSDNFYRKFHVSKNWRNNISKFSGVIPKESIQSLFELYTKIEKIQNNEMRFTAKQIINDFIKYIEINNIEYFSNGDNPVLMADVRIKLMYLILKDIINCKKIKPVNSNKMTKKDDRLYYSMDINRIYELKITETTVNNIFITSCYKNNKIIEQKASIDNKIIRDCKYDKEGYIKGYDKYSIDNNQIYSRLYRKKKLLLPNYTFYFDRDKFIYEGNFVDGKLNGKGRMYYNDELISEGEYSEGILINGYLYNVEKHRIYKSSDEQENYNYNKMVSSREYIERQAEEQEHMNEEYLEEQVKYESILVDYKLENREKTKVNEKIKKIYEFETSDTNSVSPTERTDMDN
- a CDS encoding nucleotide pyrophosphohydrolase; translation: MNKELIKEVLKFRDERNWKQYHNAKDLAISLNLEASELLENFQWTSTEEAVVKNKENISDELADVLMYCILFADAVDVDIENAIKNKLKKNKEKYPVEKAYGKKDKYTEL
- a CDS encoding IS66 family transposase zinc-finger binding domain-containing protein, producing the protein MEYRLTEEEGLCPNGHGPIKEISTEVTKELIVIPQQIKMVEHVRYVYGCEPCENENTSTPIITATLCLTA